TGCAAGTGGATTGGAATATCAATCGTTTCTTTTAAAGTTGATATTAACTGATATGCCGCTTCCGGTTTTAATAAACCTGCCATATCTTTAATACCGAGAATGTGTGCGCCGGCACCTTCAAGCTCTTTGGCCAAGTGTTTGTAGTAGTTTAGGTCATACTTTGCACGACTTGAATCTAGAATATCTCCTGTATAGCACATCGAAGCTTCAGCTATTTTACCAGACTCACCTACCGAGTCAATCGCCAGCGTCATCCCCTTCACCCAGTTAAGGCTGTCGAAAATACGAAAAACATCAATACCAGCTTCAGCTGATCGGCTAACAAATTCCTTAATGACATTATCAGGATAGTTCGTATAGCCTACAGCATTTGAAGCACGTAATAACATCTGGAATAAGACATTTGGTGCTTGTTTACGTAATGTTAACAACCGCTCCCACGGATCTTCATGAAGGAATCTCATTGAAACATCAAAGGTTGCCCCGCCCCACATTTCCATTGAGAAAAGATTAGGCAGTAATCGTGCCGTTGGTGCCGCAATTTGTTTTAAATCGTGCGTACGAATTCGCGTTGCTAGTAACGACTGGTGAGCATCCCGAAATGTGGTATCTGTTAAGAGAACTTCTTCTTGCTCTTTTACCCAGTTTGCCAAGCCAACTGGACCTTTTTCATCTAATATTTGCTTTGTTCCTAATGGCATCTGTTCAGAATACTTCACATCAGGAATCACGGGTTTATCAAATACAGGTTTTTTCTGTCTTTCTAGCCCAGGATATCCATTAATGGTTGTTTCACCGATAAATGATAACATTTTCGTTCCTCGGTCTTTCCGCTTCGGAAACACAAAAAGCTCAGGTGTTGTATCAATGAATGATGTATTGTATTCACCCGTTAAAAATTGACGGTGTTGAACAACATTTTCTAAAAATGAAATATTCGTCTTAATACCACGGATCCTGAACTCCCTTAAATTGCGGAGCATCTTTGCAGCAGCACTTTCAAACGTTAACGCCCACGTCGAAACCTTTACGAGCAACGAATCATAAAATGGCGTAATCACCGCACCTTGGAAACTGTTCCCCGCATCTAGTCTTACACCAAATCCTCCACCCGAGCGGTATGCCATGATTTTACCTGTATCAGGCATAAAGTTATTACTTGGATCTTCAGTCGTCACTCGTGATTGGATGGCAAATCCGTGACATTTAATATTCTGTTGTGTCGGTATTCCGAGCTTTTCTCCATGCAGTGGCTCGCCATCAGCAATTAATAGTTGTGATTGGACAATATCTACCCCTGTGACCATTTCCGTAATTGTATGTTCCACTTGTACACGTGGATTCACTTCAATAAAGTAGAATTCCCCTGTCTCTGTAACGAGAAACTCAACTGTACCGGCATTCACATAATTGATATGTTTTGATAACTGTACAGCTGCATCACATACCTCTTCACGAACATCCTGCTCTATAGAGACACTCGGTGCTACTTCGACCACCTTCTGATGGCGACGTTGCACCGAACAATCGCGTTCATATAAATGAATCGTGTTCCCATGCTTATCAGCTAAAATTTGCACCTCTATATGTTTTGGGTTTTCAATAAACTTTTCGATATACACCTCATCATTACCAAATGCAGATTTCGCTTCTGACTTTGCACGCTGAAACGCTTCTTCTGCCTCTTGGGCTGTGCGGACAATTCTCATCCCTCGTCCACCGCCACCTAACGACGCTTTAATAATGAAAGGAAAACCATGTTTTTCTGCAAAAGCTTGAACATCCTCAAAACGATGTACAGGTCCGTCACTACCAGGAATCACCGGCAAGTCTGCATTAATGGCCTGCTGACGTGCTTGCACCTTATCCCCGAACATGACGAGGTGTTCAGATTTCGGACCGATAAAGATCAGACCTTCTTCTTCACAACGCTTCGCAAATTCAATATTTTCTGAAAGAAACCCATAACCTGGATGAATCGCATCAACATCATTTTGTTTAGCAACCTGAATGATCCCTTCAATATCGAGATAAGCATCAATTGGCTTTTTTCCCTCACCAATTAAATAAGCTTCATCAGCTTTATAACGATGATAGGAGCCACTATCTTCCTTAGAATAAACAGCGACAGTACGAATATGTAATTCAGTGCATGCCCGAAAAATCCGTATTGCAATTTCCCCACGATTAGCCACTAGTACCTTATTAATGTTCTTTAAGCTATTCAAAGAATGTCCCCCTCACAAAATAGTGTTTCACTCTCATTTTATCGATGTTTGATGCGAAAGTCCAAGCTCTCTTATCAAAACATTCCAACTATTCAATCATACGGTCATCAGATGACCTATATCTCTATTGTATACGAACAAAACGATAATTTCAAATTATTTTAATATTTACATCCTTTCTAGGGTAAATAAAAACCAAGCTATGAACATATAGCTTGGTTAGGTTTATTTTCGAAGCGAAGCATCATGTAATTCAGCAAGTTTACGCTCCAATTCGGCTAACAAGTGTTTCCCAGCGTCCTCACTCACTAATTTTAAGCGAGTCGCAAAGTCAATCTCCCTTGATAATCCGAACATTTGTGTGTCTAGTACTTCTTCATATAGAGGACACTGTGGCATGGTTAAATTGTCCATCTGCACTTCGATCAACTTTAAGATCTTATCTGCATCGGCTTTAAGAAGGGCATATGCTTTTTCGCTATGTCCTGTCATTGTCTCGGTCGACAAGGTTGATCCCTCCTTTAAGAAAAATACCCTATACTTAATACTATCTGTTCACTTTAAAAATTGCAAGATTTTTAAAACAAACTCTTACGAAGCGGTTGGAAAGAGATCACTTCTATCAGGACTCTAATTAAAACATACTTAAATCAAAACGACTTGATAACGTTTCTAGCAATTTCATCCCGGCAATGCTGTTACCTTTTTCATCTAATGCAGGACCATAAATACCAATTCCTAATTTATGAGGAACAGCACCTAATATCCCTCCTGAAACACCACTTTTTGCAGGTATACCTACTCGAATCGCAAATTCACCAGATGCATTATACATCCCACATGTCACCATAAACGTCTTTACAATTCGCGCAATATGGAGAGGGATAATTTCACGTTGCGAAACAGGGTCCACACCTTCGTTGGCGAGAACATAGCCAATTTTCGATAGATCTTCACAGTCCATCTCGATGGCGCACTGCTTTGTATACAAGTCCATTAGCTCTTCTACTCCGCCATCAATACCACCGTGTTGCCTCATAAAGTAACATAACGCACGATTCAAATCCGCTGTTTCGAATTCTGAGGTTGCGACTTTTTCATTGTAAGTAATCGATGTGTTGCCTGTTAAATCGTGAATAAACTCAAGCAACCTTCCTAATTTGTCTTCTGTCCCTGCACCTGCAATCATATTCGTTACCGCTAGAGCTCCCGCATTAATCATCGGATTTAGCGGTTTCGATGGTTTGAGACTCTCTAGCTTTGCAATTGAATTAAATGGGTCACCCGTTGGTTCCATTCCCACTCTCGTAAACACCTTTTCAGCGCCATTATCAAGTAAAGCAAGGGCTAGCGAAAGAACCTTTGATACACTTTGTAATGTAAAGGTTTCTTCAACATTACCTGCGGATAGACACGTTCCATTTCCATCAAACATAGCAACAGCCAAATTGTTGGGGTCAGCTTCTCCTAACGCAGGTATATAGTCCGCCACTTTTCCATCTTTTGTATATTTTCGCGCTTGCGAAACGATCTCATATATATCATCGAAATTATCGCAAATCACAGACTCACTCCCTTTTTCCTCGATCGTTTACCATTAGCTTTTCCAAATGTGACAAAATGAATGATTCGAATTATACTAGAGAGAGAATTCATAAGTTTACAACTTATGACATGATTAAACAAAGGAGAAAGAGAGGGAGACGATGGAATTTATTATCGACATTACGGGTGATGTTGATCATCCATTAACAATTGACCCATCTGTATGGATTTTTGATGAGCGTAAAGTGGATCTCGATACATATTTTGATACAGAAAGGGAAGATGAATTAACCGCTTATAAAAAAGCAATTTCTGCTCAATGGGATCGTGAAATTACTGAGGGATCGAAGCCTCCGAGCCAAACAAATGAAAACCAAATCGACTATAACAAGCAACAGTTAATGAATGGATCATTCGGAATGCGCTTAGAACCCTTTTTAAAAAATGCAAAACCAAATGAAAATGCTACCATTGTTTCAATTGAAACCGCTGACAACAGTACG
The nucleotide sequence above comes from Desertibacillus haloalkaliphilus. Encoded proteins:
- the glsA gene encoding glutaminase A, producing MICDNFDDIYEIVSQARKYTKDGKVADYIPALGEADPNNLAVAMFDGNGTCLSAGNVEETFTLQSVSKVLSLALALLDNGAEKVFTRVGMEPTGDPFNSIAKLESLKPSKPLNPMINAGALAVTNMIAGAGTEDKLGRLLEFIHDLTGNTSITYNEKVATSEFETADLNRALCYFMRQHGGIDGGVEELMDLYTKQCAIEMDCEDLSKIGYVLANEGVDPVSQREIIPLHIARIVKTFMVTCGMYNASGEFAIRVGIPAKSGVSGGILGAVPHKLGIGIYGPALDEKGNSIAGMKLLETLSSRFDLSMF
- a CDS encoding YlaN family protein, giving the protein MSTETMTGHSEKAYALLKADADKILKLIEVQMDNLTMPQCPLYEEVLDTQMFGLSREIDFATRLKLVSEDAGKHLLAELERKLAELHDASLRK
- the pyc gene encoding pyruvate carboxylase codes for the protein MNSLKNINKVLVANRGEIAIRIFRACTELHIRTVAVYSKEDSGSYHRYKADEAYLIGEGKKPIDAYLDIEGIIQVAKQNDVDAIHPGYGFLSENIEFAKRCEEEGLIFIGPKSEHLVMFGDKVQARQQAINADLPVIPGSDGPVHRFEDVQAFAEKHGFPFIIKASLGGGGRGMRIVRTAQEAEEAFQRAKSEAKSAFGNDEVYIEKFIENPKHIEVQILADKHGNTIHLYERDCSVQRRHQKVVEVAPSVSIEQDVREEVCDAAVQLSKHINYVNAGTVEFLVTETGEFYFIEVNPRVQVEHTITEMVTGVDIVQSQLLIADGEPLHGEKLGIPTQQNIKCHGFAIQSRVTTEDPSNNFMPDTGKIMAYRSGGGFGVRLDAGNSFQGAVITPFYDSLLVKVSTWALTFESAAAKMLRNLREFRIRGIKTNISFLENVVQHRQFLTGEYNTSFIDTTPELFVFPKRKDRGTKMLSFIGETTINGYPGLERQKKPVFDKPVIPDVKYSEQMPLGTKQILDEKGPVGLANWVKEQEEVLLTDTTFRDAHQSLLATRIRTHDLKQIAAPTARLLPNLFSMEMWGGATFDVSMRFLHEDPWERLLTLRKQAPNVLFQMLLRASNAVGYTNYPDNVIKEFVSRSAEAGIDVFRIFDSLNWVKGMTLAIDSVGESGKIAEASMCYTGDILDSSRAKYDLNYYKHLAKELEGAGAHILGIKDMAGLLKPEAAYQLISTLKETIDIPIHLHTHDTSGNGVYMYAKAIEAGVDIVDVAVSSMAGLTSQPSANSLYYALTGSSRQPNLDIKAFEQLSEFWEGTRKFYSGFESGMNAPHTEVYEHEMPGGQYSNLQQQAKAVGLKNRWHEVKKMYRRVNDLFGDVVKVTPSSKVVGDMALYMVQNDLTEDDVYERGESLDFPDSVVEFFQGQLGQPYQGFPKKLQQIILKGKEPLIGRPGEHMEPVNFEELKETLYHTLDRQVTSFDNLSYALYPKVFMDYQRFIEQFGDVSVLDTPTFFYGLRLGEEIEVEIEQGKTLIVKLISISKPQDDGNRIIYFELNGQPREVMIKDQNVKTSSIVKQKADKSNPNQIGASMPGTVVKTLVTKGDRVKKGDHLMITEAMKMETTVQAPFDGEIKELFVSSGEAISTGDLLVEVTK
- a CDS encoding peptidyl-prolyl cis-trans isomerase, giving the protein MEFIIDITGDVDHPLTIDPSVWIFDERKVDLDTYFDTEREDELTAYKKAISAQWDREITEGSKPPSQTNENQIDYNKQQLMNGSFGMRLEPFLKNAKPNENATIVSIETADNSTVDVAIDKAYSLILGFSYKGKPLKDDGPVHIYFDDGSNRDQPIKNVLRLRVK